One segment of Canis aureus isolate CA01 chromosome 27, VMU_Caureus_v.1.0, whole genome shotgun sequence DNA contains the following:
- the PRR14L gene encoding protein PRR14L isoform X3, which produces MLSSGVETQPVPLDSSMSAVVQELYSELPVSVSKELHADPEPSVIPDVKPGASSSLISQSRAVPLELQRTRAESCCEETSGTLDHGGEPGRCGLVDTTAGGSVASGILDRKEKTKSVELKVFRDQGDQAEIVRDPCEGAKEDPHQHSTAAEEKISLSQEDLLMQSSKEHLCTGLPEDCLRSKEENVQLTTGTLLKSTEEVQGSSAISKVDNGKEEVCKLNLVCEADDNHQQIHSHHNEKHISAHGSPKATRNVIVIEPLEENSDISYFSSSLSGPESRTPSLETCGFEGDGLLKGSAEKTDNSCFDGDDQSKNIATRKENEQFLNRRSERGELFLGNARQPREDAGGHRSGEKETVASSKENIHSNCCIQGSIHTDSSSSSVPQLFTEATEVMFKKNDLKNTLDIQGGLTNHEDHRETSTGMSHSGRHTEESSFSSSMQIEEPEQTTTIEPNMVTEKIYRKDSNSFCSKRNLEDDTQLNEVLHNEFLTERKSLVSLMHEDQISLMNEVSKPKKDVAQLPPSLEFDYKPELEQAIQTAQDDSSHLGERNIAYEMNELPCTNELVVNKIESECVLNQVPLNSQDHLKLPANKEMPLATSEDSQQSHHPPLEDGVDVIADTQTISMKTKMKDISPSGDKTCGASSSNPTLNIKTGSLETKKEMADSGIVDLHSRLLSSKKEAAGLLQEVSAMECQSAQSQVLSSCHYVSKNAQEKSMCSACATFESSRIIPNVENSLMTTCEDAFQHSNRHSQGREDSTESSTHKVSYTLEDSELARGETRGILPENKMRNEMAADVLNGEASDKTIPTTNHTQLSEERLEGKEQDVPKETVFCKYNVSDCATPELNLFANIPSPEKLLDQSPSIMFPSFKNLSQAFETLDQKADEVLDCQVNQNRPDECRSEDKPAKEILGGDKRETVTELNREISHNQNELLVGSDRNNPLSSGSSKKGYLKGDSECTSGCEASTDGMVDIIYTNCSNMSPEGVLDLRASSILDSGTRQDRLTLQETSVSTQSQRGELNAAFIRMIGQDSDFPDAASSKGEPLEIKKSCEEKVYRSLKDCEMEVCPDSCAHDIESIADHELNLRTLDRVNVSLDYIHHKKQLKEASRRETQGTIEGSRPEINSEFDKEENTFGISLKQLLPSQCPDENPISTGSLQTTEIMPLYLSSHKNSERNVNSEETDLENIFKPEEMLCESIEHRTVLLETKEGAPGDGSNSNEEVRIDIGVQNLPLTVETETKLKGEKTEEHQRGPPGHLTVMEESEEMITREAGGHGNKGREISQTHLKSQRMLGDVAEQQRQGALDYMLQNEEHIHQKEAHKTPKQCTSSNMLSDELQEKNQAKHCKSESTMMKEIPLAKLAKGGTTAQFQKLEDPEEGSLCRPFKKDMESCTGPYLHGAPQKAQDPNCAGCDEIHGAFGNISHQKRVLPLKKQPHRTCKKVSCQEQVNLGKKISKIRSSAILKSSSETIPTKAHRFLSSRAVPAPAQLEPETVPTRSLLSHIPKQKASPCHPLRSLNVRKPTKESALLNKLSILASKLVPATKTQKLRYRRCSSELLPVTKSYKQHRYKRLLDGFSYNLMQLNPYLAASGWDKRLNSKPLTLYSLEAIKMSFIDLSNKVPSLLFGSEIFPVSFHMKSGSECMTESPRTFPEHCAPARLALGEAPRCLSQPPKWTFSFFLSHGCPGMATFREDTGLRGQAGAQAPSQPSGPLQDYGGTAIVQTRAGCSVLGLHTLLALCSPGCYRIWTKKRNFSSHMPTMQRFFMTQFTQGLKGLRSPASIADKVFCSLPYSVGRVLSIWSQHGPSACPFEISTLHSAHSKRQPALSTISSHTMLPYVPLPGLEATYNTSGNQMRLEPPFPALVPKSCLVTDSAVSKLLLSASEFQVPEFDELDSVAAACPHPQSSPPEQKKAEPEKRPKKVSQIRIRKTIPKPDPNLTPMGLPRPKRLKKKEFSLEEIYTNKNYKSPPANRCLETIFEEPKERNGTLISISQQKRKRVLEFQDFTVPRKRRARGKIKVAGSFTRAQKAALQSRELDALLIQKLMELETFFAKEEEEQERSSDC; this is translated from the exons ATGCTGTCATCCGGAGTAGAGACTCAGCCAGTTCCACTTGATTCCTCCATGTCTGCCGTGGTACAGGAATTATACTCTGAACTCCCTGTGAGTGTCTCCAAAGAGCTTCATGCTGACCCTGAGCCAAGTGTGATTCCAGATGTAAAACCTGGAGCCTCAAGCTCTCTTATAAGTCAGAGTAGGGCAGTGCCCTTGGAGCTGCAGAGGACTCGTGCGGAAAGTTGTTGTGAAGAAACTTCTGGCACCTTGGATCATGGGGGTGAGCCTGGGCGGTGTGGGCTGGTGGACACCACAGCAGGAGGTTCTGTGGCTTCTGGGATCTTGgataggaaagagaaaaccaagagCGTGGAGCTAAAGGTCTTCAGAGATCAAGGGGACCAGGCGGAAATTGTAAGAGACCCCTGTGAGGGAGCAAAGGAAGACCCACATCAACATTCCACAGCTGCTGAAGAAAAGATCAGCCTAAGTCAG GAAGACCTCCTGATGCAGTCAAGCAAAGAACATTTATGCACGGGCCTCCCTGAAGATTGTCTGAGGAGcaaag AAGAAAATGTACAACTTACAACTGGAACTCTGCTAAAATCTACTGAAGAAGTACAAG GGAGCAGTGCCATTTCCAAAGTGGACAATGGGAAGGAAGAGGTGTGTAAGTTAAACCTTGTCTGTGAAGCAGATGACAATCACCAACAGATTCACAGCCACCATaatgaaaaacacatttctgCCCATGGCAGTCCCAAAGCCACAAGAAATGTAATTGTTATAGAACCCTTAGAAGAAAACTCTGACATTTCCTATTTCTCATCAAGTTTGTCTGGTCCAGAATCCAGAACACCATCCTTAGAAACATGTGGTTTTGAAGGTGATGGCTTGCTGAAGGGATCTGCTGAGAAGACAGACAATTCCTGTTTTGATGGGGATGATCAAAGCAAGAACATAGctactagaaaagaaaatgagcagtTTTTGAACCGCAGGAGTGAAAGAGGAGAACTCTTTCTTGGTAATGCCAGGCAACCAAGAGAGGATGCTGGTGGTCATCGTTCTGGTGAAAAAGAGACTGTTGCCTCCTCCAAAGAGAATATCCATAGTAACTGTTGCATTCAAGGCAGTATCCATACAGACAGCTCTAGTTCTTCAGTGCCCCAATTGTTCACTGAAGCCACAgaagtaatgtttaaaaaaaatgatctgaaaAACACGTTAGACATTCAGGGTGGTTTGACAAACCATGAGGACCATAGAGAAACTTCTACTGGTATGAGCCATTCAGGCAGACACACTGAAGAGAGCAGTTTTTCCTCCTCAATGCAGATTGAAGAGCCAGAACAGACAACCACTATAGAGCCCAATATGGTAACTGAAAAGATTTATAGAAAAGACTCTAATTCATTCTGCTCCAAGAGAAATCTAGAAGATGACACCCAGTTAAATGAAGTTTTACACAATGAATTTCTGACTGAAAGAAAATCCCTTGTGAGTTTAATGCATGAGGACCAGATAAGTCTTATGAATGAGGTATCAAAACCCAAGAAAGATGTTGCTCAGTTACCACCATCCCTAGAATTTGATTATAAACCTGAGTTAGAACAAGCTATACAGACTGCCCAGGATGATAGTTCACATTTAGGTGAACGGAACATTGCCTATGAGATGAATGAACTTCCTTGCACCAATGAACTGGTtgtaaacaaaatagaaagtgaaTGTGTTTTAAATCAAGTGCCCCTTAATTCTCAAGACCACTTGAAGTTGCCAGCTAATAAAGAGATGCCTTTAGCAACAAGCGAGGATTCCCAACAGAGCCATCACCCTCCATTAGAGGATGGAGTAGATGTCATTGCTGATACCCAAACCATTTCcatgaagacaaaaatgaaagacATCTCTCCATCAGGTGACAAAACCTGTGGTGCCTCTTCAAGCAACCCTACCTTAAACATCAAAACAGGAAGcctagaaacaaagaaagaaatggctgattctggAATAGTAGATCTACATTCCAGACTTCTCTCAAGTAAGAAAGAAGCAGCAGGCTTGCTTCAAGAGGTCTCTGCTATGGAATGTCAAAGTGCTCAATCTCAGGTTCTCTCTAGCTGTCATTATGTAAGTAAAAATGCACAAGAAAAGAGCATGTGTTCTGCTTGTGCTACTTTTGAGTCCAGCAGAATCATCCCAAACGTTGAGAACTCTTTGATGACTACGTGTGAAGATGCATTTCAGCACAGCAATCGCCATTCCCAAGGAAGAGAAGACTCCACAGAAAGTAGCACCCATAAAGTGAGTTACACATTGGAGGACAGTGAACTTGCTAGGGGAGAAACTAGAGGCATCCTCCCAGAAAATAAGATGAGAAACGAAATGGCAGCAGACGTGTTAAATGGTGAAGCTTCTGACAAGACCATTCCCACCACCAATCACACCCAGCTCAGTGAGGAAAGGCTAGAAGGAAAGGAACAGGACGTACCTAAAGAGACTGTGTTTTGCAAGTATAATGTCTCTGACTGTGCCACACCAGAACTAAACTTATTTGCAAACATTCCAAGCCCTGAAAAATTGTTGGACCAGTCTCCTAGTATTATGTTTCCCAGTTTCAAAAACTTGAGCCAAGCATTTGAAACTCTTGATCAGAAAGCAGATGAAGTCCTTGACTGCCAGGTTAACCAAAACAGACCAGATGAATGCAGAAGTGAAGATAAACCAGCTAAGGAGATACTAGGTGGTGACAAAAGAGAGACTGTCACAGAACTTAACAGAGAGATAAGCCACAACCAAAATGAACTGCTAGTTGGTTCAGACAGGAACAACCCATTGTCCAGTGGTAGTTCAAAGAAAGGCTATTTGAAAGGAGACTCTGAATGTACTTCTGGTTGTGAGGCATCCACAGATGGCATGGTAGACATCATCTACACAAATTGTAGTAATATGTCTCCAGAAGGTGTGTTGGACTTAAGAGCATCTAGTATTCTTGACAGTGGTACAAGGCAAGACAGACTGACATTACAGGAAACCTCAGTGAGTACTCAATCTCAAAGAGGAGAACTAAATGCTGCATTTATCAGAATGATTGGCCAGGACTCAGATTTTCCAGATGCTGCTTCCTCTAAAGGGGAGcctctggaaattaaaaaatcatgtgaAGAGAAAGTATACAGGTCATTAAAAGATTGTGAAATGGAAGTGTGTCCAGACTCTTGTGCGCATGACATAGAGTCTATTGCAGATCATGAACTAAATTTAAGAACATTGGATAGAGTAAATGTATCCTTAGATTATATTCATCATAAAAAGCAACTTAAAGAAGCATCCCGTAGAGAAACACAAGGAACGATTGAAGGATCAAGACCAGAAATAAATTCTGAGTTTGACAAGGAGGAAAATACCTTTGGAATTTCCTTGAAACAGTTACTGCCTTCTCAATGCCCAGATGAGAACCCtatttccacagggagcctgcaaaCCACTGAGATAATGCCTTTGTATCTGTCTTCTCACAAAAATTCAGAAAGGAATGTTAATAGTGAGGAAACTgacctggaaaatatttttaaaccagaaGAAATGCTTTGTGAAAGCATAGAGCACCGCACAGTCCTGCTTGAGACGAAGGAAGGAGCACCAGGGGATGGGAGTAATTCTAATGAAGAAGTCAGAATAGACATCGGTGTGCAAAATTTGCCTCTGACAGTGGAAACAGAAACTAAGTTGAAAGGCGAAAAAACTGAAGAACATCAGAGGGGACCCCCGGGTCATTTAACTGTCATGGAAGAGTCTGAGGAGATGATTACCAGAGAAGCTGGTGGTCATGGTAACAAAGGAAGAGAGATTTCTCAGACCCACTTGAAATCCCAGAGGATGCTTGGTGATGTTGCAGAGCAGCAAAGGCAGGGGGCTTTGGACTACATGTTGCAGAATGAAGAACATATACATCAAAAAGAAGCACACAAGACACCAAAACAATGCACCTCATCTAATATGTTGTCAGATGAGTTGCAAGAGAAGAACCAAGCTAAGCATTGCAAAAGTGAGTCTACCATGATGAAGGAAATCCCCCTAGCAAAGCTGGCCAAGGGTGGTACTACTGCACAGTTTCAGAAGTTGGAAGATCCAGAGGAGGGAAGCTTGTGTCGTCCATTTAAAAAGGACATGGAGTCGTGCACAGGTCCTTACCTTCATGGTGCCCCTCAGAAAGCACAAGACCCCAACTGTGCTGGGTGTGATGAAATACATGGTGCCTTTGGAAACATTTCACATCAGAAGAGAGTGCTTCCCTTAAAGAAGCAGCCCCATCGAACATGTAAGAAAGTTTCCTGTCAGGAGCAAGTcaacctggggaaaaaaataagtaaaatcaggaGTTCGGCCATTTTAAAGAGTTCCTCTGAAACCATCCCCACAAAAGCACACAGGTTTCTCAGTTCACGTGCTGTGCCTGCACCCGCACAGTTGGAACCCGAAACAGTACCAACCAGAAGCTTATTGAGCCACATACCAAAGCAGAAGGCGTCTCCGTGCCATCCCTTGAGGAGCCTGAATGTTAGGAAGCCTACCAAAGAATCAGCCTTACTCAACAAGCTGTCCATTCTTGCCTCCAAACTGGTCCCAGCCACAAAGACCCAGAAACTAAGATATCGGCGGTGTTCCTCTGAACTTCTTCCAGTGACTAAAAGCTATAAGCAGCACAGATACAAAAGACTTCTGGATGGATTTTCATACAATCTAATGCAGCTGAATCCATATTTGGCAGCTAGTGGATGGGACAAGAGGCTTAACAGTAAGCCCTTGACACTTTATTCGCTTGAAGCCATCAAAATGAGCTTCATAGATTTGAGCAACAAGGTGCCGTCACTGCTGTTTGGTTCTGAAATTTTCCCGGTATCTTTTCACATGAAATCGGGATCTGAGTGCATGACCGAGTCTCCGAGGACTTTTCCTGAGCACTGTGCTCCAGCCAGGCTCGCCTTAGGAGAGGCCCCCAGGTGCCTGTCTCAGCCTCCCAAGTggaccttttctttcttcttgtctcACGGTTGCCCTGGGATGGCCACATTCAGGGAAGACACTGGCCTCCGTGGTCAGGCAGGTGCCCAGGCTCCTTCACAGCCTTCAGGTCCTCTTCAGGACTATGGAGGCACTGCCATAGTTCAGACCAGAGCAGGCTGCTCTGTCCTTGGCCTTCACACACTTCTAGCACTTTGTTCTCCTGGATGTTACCGAATCTGGACAAAAAAACGGAACTTCTCCAGTCACATGCCTACCATGCAGAGGTTCTTCATGACCCAGTTTACACAGGGCTTAAAAGGGTTAAGATCTCCAGCCTCCATAGCAGACAAGGTCTTCTGTTCTCTTCCCTACTCGGTGGGCCGAGTGCTATCCATTTGGAGCCAGCATGGGCCTTCTGCCTGCCCCTTCGAAATCTCTACTCTTCATTCCGCTCACAGCAAGCGGCAGCCAGCTCTAAGCACCATAAGCAG CCACACCATGTTACCATATGTGCCTCTTCCAGGCCTGGAAGCTACTTACAACACCAGTGGCAATCAGATGAG ACTAGAGCCTCCATTCCCTGCCTTGGTACCAAAGTCTTGCTTGGTAACAGATTCAGCTGTCAGCAAGCTCCTGCTTTCAGCCTCCGAGTTCCAGGTTCCTGAATTTGATGAGCTGGATAGTGTGGCAGCAGCATGCCCCCATCCACAGAGCAGCCCTCCAGAACAGAAGAAG GCTGAGccagagaagaggccaaagaaaGTCTCACAGATTCGTATCCGGAAAACCATTCCTAAGCCAGACCCTAACCTTACCCCCATGGGCCTTCCTCGACCCAAAAG